GCTCGTCACCCTGCAGAAGGAACGCAGCCTCATCACGGATACGTCGCCGACCGCCGGCGATTATCAGGTCTCGATGGGCTACGGATGCCCCGACACCGCGCCGTGCAACGCCGAGTTCTACGGCTTCTACAACCAGGTGTACAAAGCAGCGTGGCAGTTCCGCCAGTACACGAACTTCCCCGACCGTCGGTTCAAGATCGGTCCCGTCAGCATCGGATTCCATCCCAACACGGCGTGCGGGGCGACCACGGTCAGCATCCGCAACCAGGCGACCGCGAACCTCTACAACTACACGCCCTATCAGCCCAATGCAGCGGCGCTGGCGAATCTCAACGGTTCGGGTAATTCCTGCAGCTCATATGGCAACCGCAATTTCTGGGTGTTCTTCCATAATTGGTTCGGATCCCCGACGGGTGCGGGTAACCCCTTCGGGAACGTCGAGCTGTACGAGGCGAAACCCGGCACCGTCCGGGTCGCCGGATGGGCTCTCGACCCGAATACGACCGCGTCGATCGCGGTGCACGTGTACGTGGGGACGGCCGGGTTCGCATTCACGGCCGCCGGCAACCGGCCTGACGTCGGAGCCGCGTACCCGGCCAACGGAGGGGCCCACGGGTTCGATGCCACCATCAAGGTGCCGACCTCGGGGACACAGGATGTCTGCGTCTACGGCATCAACGTCGGGCAGGGCGTCAATGCGCTCATCGGATGCAAGCGGATGCTGCTGATGGGCGGCTCGCCGCTCGGTGCCGTCGACACCATGGTCGCCGGGGTCGGCTCAGTGAAGGTGACCGGGTGGACGCTCGACCCGGATATCACGGGTCCGATCCCGGTGCATATCTACGTCGACGGCGTCGGAGTCGCGTATCAGGCCAACAAGGCGAGAGCCGGGCTGGCGGCGACGTATCCGGGCTACGGGGACAATCACGGGTTCTCAGAGACGATCCCAGTCGCCCCAGGAGATCACCGGATCTGCGTGTACGGGATCAATACGGGCCCGGGAGCCCACGTGGAGCTGGCTTGTCGCACGGTCAGCATCGTCGGCGAGAAGGGCCGTTCCCCGTTCGGCAACTTCGAGACCGCCGTCGGCGATGCGCAAGGAGTCAGCGTCGGTGGCTGGGCGCTCGACCCGGACACGGTCCCGCCCATCGCGGTGCACGTCTACGTCGACGGTGTGGGCTACGCGATCCGCGCCGACCAGACGCGCACCGACGTCGGCCGGGTCTACCCCGTTCACGGCAACCAGCATGGTTTCGCCGCATCGATCCCCGCGGCGTCGGGGGCTCGCAACGTCTGTGCCTTTGCGATCAACAGCGGCCCGGGGCCGCACACGCTCCTCGGATGCCGCAGCGTCGTCGTACCCAACGCGATCCGCGAACAGGGGAGGTCGCCCATCGGTCGCGTCGAATCGGTGTCCGCCTCCGGGTCCGGCATCACCGTCTCCGGATGGGCTCTCGACCAGGACACCGTGAACTCCATTCCGATCCACGTCTACGTCGACGGTGTCGGCGTGGCACTCACGGCGGACGAGTCACGTCCCGATGTCGGCAGGGCGTATCCGGGTTATGGCGACGCGCACGGCTTCGCCGAGACGCTCAGTGCCACAGCCGGGAGGCACAGGGTCTGCGTGTTCGCGATCAATACCGGTCCCGGGCCCCACACGCTGCTCAGTTGCTGGGATGTCACCGTCGGGCAGTCGGCTCCGGTGGAGGCGGGCAGGAGCCCGTTGGGTAACTTCGAGGCGGCGACGGCTGCCGGCGGATCGATCTCGATATCCGGATGGGCGCTGGACCCCGACACGGCGTCATCGATTCAGGTGCACGTCTACGTCGATGGAGTGGGCGCCGCGTACGCCGCAGACACGCCGCGCGCCGACGTCGGCCGCGCCTATCCGGGTCTCGGCGACGCGCATGGTTTCGTGGAGTCGTTCGCCGCATCGCCCGGGCGGCACACCGTCTGCGTCTATGGAATCAACACGGGTCCGGGCCCGCACACCCTGCTGGGATGCCGAGCGGTCGCGTCGTAGCGTCGTCCGCCACGGGCGTCACCCTCGGCCGTGCGACATTCCGGCACCATGCCGTCGACTAAACTCGATCGGAGTATGCGTCAGCGGGTGCGGAGTCGCCTCCCCGGCGCTCTTCCCGATCGTCTTCCGAACAGGTCTCACGTGCAATCGAACCATGGCTCCATGCCCGAGTGGCGGGTCTTCCTCTTCACTTGGCTCTCGTTCGCCGCCTTGACGGTGGCCTGGGCGGTGGCGACGCCGCTCGGTGCGAGCCCCGATGAGCCGTCGCACCTGATCAAGGCATCCGCGGTCGTGCGCGGGGAGCTCATCGGGGACGCCACGGACAAGCCCGCGGTGACCCGGGTCGACGTTCCGGAAGGCATCGCGGAGTCCAAGGGATGGACGTGTTATGCCTTCAACCCGACCGTTCCGGCCTCGTGCCTGGACTTCACCGAGGAGAGTTCAGGGCTCGAGCCGTCGACGACGTCGGCCGGGCTCTACCAGCCGTTGTACTACGCCCTCGTCGGCTGGCCATCGCTGTTCATCGAGAACACCGAGGTCGCCGTGCTCGCGATGCGAACCGTGAGCGCACTCATCTGCTCGGCATTCCTGGCAGTGGCGTTCACGGCGCTCATGCGCTGGTCCGGACGCTTCATCGTCGGCATCGGCTTCATCGCCGCGATCACGCCGATGTGGTACTTCCTCGCCGGCGCCGTGAACCCGAACGCGCTCGAGGTGGCTTCGGGGCTCGCCTTGCTCGTCGTCTTCCTTGCGGTGCTGAAGGAGCGGGCCGCGCTCGTGCCGAGGATCCCCGATCTCGTCGTTCTCGCCTTGAGCGGGATCGTGCTCGCGAGCAGCCGCTCCATGTCACCGTTGTGGGTTGCGATGATCGGGGTGATGGCCCTCATCTATGCGAAGCCCGCTCGTCTTCAGGAGCTGATCCGGATGCCGCGCGTGCTCGCGACCGTGGGCGTCATCTTCGCCGGGGTCGCGGCCGCGGCCGCTTGGATCCTCTGGACCGGAACCCTCGGATCCATGGGCAATTTCCCCGGAGCCGACACGTCTCCCGGGACGGCTTTCGCCACCATGCTGACGGACCGGGCATTCGATCCCGGGCTCATCGGCGTGTTCGGGTGGCTCGACACCTTTGCGCCGCCGTACGTCTACGCATTGTGGTGGGCTCTCCTCTTCGGCACGGTCATCCTCGGGTTGGGGGTCGCCAGGGGACGGAAGATCGCCGGTATCGTCGTGGGGATCCTCGGCGTGTACCTCGTGCCGGCCGTCGTGCAGGCGATGTCGATCACGTCGACGGGCTACATCTGGCAGGGCAGATACGCCTTGGTCCCACTTGTGAGCGTCGTGGTGTTCTCGGCCGTGGCGATCGCCGATAGGCTCGGCGCGCGCGTCCCAGTCGTGCGCCTTTACGTCGTCGTCGCGGTCTTCGTGGCGATCGGTCAATATTTGACGTTCTCCGGCGCGCTCTCGCGATATGCGGTGGGCGTCGGGCAGGAGGACCTGCTGGCGATGTATCGCAATCCCGTGTGGGCTCCGCCGCTCGGCATCGTGCCCTGGGTGGTGATCGCGGTCGTCGCGATCCTCGCGATCCTCGGTATCGTCGGCTGGGTGGCATCGCGGGGCCTGCGGACGGAGTCCTCGGACCCGGTTGCCGCCTCGAGCACGACATCGTCGACCACGAGATCGTCGACCACGACACCGTCGCTCGCGACGAGCGACCGCTAACGGCGGCATCAGCCCTTCGTCGGCGTCAGTGTCCCGTCGTATCGAAGGGTTTGAAGGACGGAGTCGCCGGGCTCGCCTGGATGTCGAGTTGGAGGGCTGAGATGAGCATCTGGCTGCCGATCATCAGTGGCAGGGCCGCGAGCATCACGGTGGCCGCGGTCGCGACGACCGAACCGAGGACTTGAAACGCAACCCAGATCGAGATGCCGATGCCCACGGTGAACAACAGCAGGCCCGCGAAGAGCAAGAGCGCGATCGGCGAGAACGACCAGAGCACATACCGGTACCAGATGCGGCGCCAGAAGCCCGCGAAGAGGAGATTGAGAAGCTCGGGGACGACCTTGCTCAGGCGGATGCTCGAGATCTCGTTGCCGTAGA
The Agromyces albus DNA segment above includes these coding regions:
- a CDS encoding DUF2142 domain-containing protein, whose product is MPEWRVFLFTWLSFAALTVAWAVATPLGASPDEPSHLIKASAVVRGELIGDATDKPAVTRVDVPEGIAESKGWTCYAFNPTVPASCLDFTEESSGLEPSTTSAGLYQPLYYALVGWPSLFIENTEVAVLAMRTVSALICSAFLAVAFTALMRWSGRFIVGIGFIAAITPMWYFLAGAVNPNALEVASGLALLVVFLAVLKERAALVPRIPDLVVLALSGIVLASSRSMSPLWVAMIGVMALIYAKPARLQELIRMPRVLATVGVIFAGVAAAAAWILWTGTLGSMGNFPGADTSPGTAFATMLTDRAFDPGLIGVFGWLDTFAPPYVYALWWALLFGTVILGLGVARGRKIAGIVVGILGVYLVPAVVQAMSITSTGYIWQGRYALVPLVSVVVFSAVAIADRLGARVPVVRLYVVVAVFVAIGQYLTFSGALSRYAVGVGQEDLLAMYRNPVWAPPLGIVPWVVIAVVAILAILGIVGWVASRGLRTESSDPVAASSTTSSTTRSSTTTPSLATSDR